The proteins below come from a single Pseudomonadota bacterium genomic window:
- a CDS encoding AAA family ATPase gives MGGLPLPRYRLALLGRFELSGLSGPVDLRSKKLSSLLAYLACTAPAPQSREKLATLLWGSHFETQAQQNLRQALYRLRRTLGDDALSSDGDDIRLAPGVIDCDVARLEALIGDGSRASLAAAGDLYHGRLLSDVTIAEEAWADWVAGERQRLEGLALDALVRSGEIELAAGLADKALEAAHRALAINNLREDAHRLTIQALAAAGRQAEALKHYQDLTVLLKRELQTEPDALTKSLVAALGSTQKLMRSPAVRDPEPTVNAENPAAGGDEPSLAGTVRSGSLEQRQLTIMVCTMVGTNPRRASRDPEDIHDLIAAFHKRVADTVARFDGFVAQYLGNGVLVYFGYPTAREHDAEQAVRAGIAVLEAAGTLKAPSGMTLQASAGIDTGLVVVGDKSETGDARKPVAIGQTPYLAARLQAAAAPGEIVIAASTRRLVGSMFDCRALPAIEVKGLAEPVEAWQVLGEAPGVSRFEARRAGALTPLVGRQEEIDLMLRRWDQAKRGEGRIVLLSGEPGIGKSRIAESLLARLEGEPYARLRYFCSPHHTHSALYPFIAQLERAARFEPGSDSGAKLDRLEALLTPTTTSAARDVALIAELLGVPADGRYPALPVSPQQKREMTLTALLDQLDGAAAEGPVLIVFEDVHWIDPTSQDLLDRTVDRVANLPVLLVVTVRPELQPSWVGQPHVTMLPLSRLGRRDSASIIAGITKGKALPDAVVEQVLAHTDGVPLFIEELTSTLIESGLLRETTDSYVLDGPLPPLALPMTLQASLVARLDRLGPVKDVAQIGAAIGREYSHGLIAAVSDLAPKDLEAALARLMESGLVSRRGAPPDATYSFKHALVQDAAYATMLKSRRRQLHASIATVLVERFPAMAETLPEVVAHQFTEAGLAGEAISYWLKAGRLAYARAANREAVEFFERALHLLEALPEARERLEQAIDLRFDLRTSLLQLGEFERIVGYLREAEGLARTLDDQRRLGETSVYMCHNLWMTGHPTEAVAFGESAQAIAESLGDVPLLVTGNLYLGAACMWMGDYRRAEDLLLKVLRLLEGDQQLGLDRRSAERVRSYLTLTLAAQGKFEEGIAHGQEGIRLAEALDDPYSLTNVRLCLASLHITKGEISRAVDLLERGREPRRQWNLTVEVHTARLGYAYALSGRIAEGIPLMAQALSVSQAMRYGIVQPQFLMYLGEAYILADRLEDAHECAGRALTVARECGQRGHEAMALRLLGEVNARRDLPEHAEGHYRDALALAEEFGMRPLVAHCHLGLGKLYRRTGERDRARDQLAAATTMYREMDMRFRLDEAESEMRRLP, from the coding sequence GTGGGGGGCTTGCCGCTACCGAGATACCGGCTGGCGCTTCTAGGTCGTTTCGAGCTAAGCGGGCTGAGCGGACCCGTCGACCTGCGCAGCAAAAAGCTCTCCAGCCTGCTGGCCTACCTGGCCTGCACGGCGCCCGCGCCGCAATCGCGAGAGAAGTTGGCGACCCTGCTTTGGGGCTCGCATTTCGAGACCCAGGCGCAGCAGAACCTGCGTCAGGCGCTCTATCGGCTGCGGCGAACGCTGGGCGACGATGCCCTCAGCAGCGACGGCGATGACATCCGGCTGGCGCCGGGTGTGATCGATTGCGATGTGGCCCGGCTCGAGGCGTTGATCGGCGACGGCAGCCGTGCGTCTCTCGCCGCGGCAGGCGACCTCTACCATGGTCGCCTGCTTTCCGATGTGACCATAGCGGAAGAGGCTTGGGCGGATTGGGTGGCCGGCGAACGGCAGCGGCTGGAGGGATTGGCGCTCGATGCCCTGGTCAGGTCCGGGGAGATCGAGCTGGCGGCGGGTCTCGCGGACAAGGCGCTCGAAGCGGCGCATCGTGCGCTGGCGATCAATAACCTTCGCGAGGATGCCCATCGCCTGACCATCCAAGCGCTGGCCGCCGCCGGACGCCAGGCCGAAGCGCTCAAGCACTATCAGGACCTTACCGTGCTGCTCAAACGCGAGCTGCAGACGGAACCCGATGCGCTAACCAAGTCGCTCGTCGCCGCGCTTGGCAGCACACAGAAGCTGATGAGATCGCCTGCGGTCAGAGACCCTGAGCCGACTGTAAACGCCGAGAACCCCGCAGCTGGGGGCGATGAGCCATCGCTTGCGGGCACCGTCCGCTCGGGCAGCCTCGAGCAGCGCCAGTTGACGATCATGGTTTGCACCATGGTCGGCACAAATCCTCGTCGGGCAAGCCGTGACCCCGAGGACATCCACGATCTGATCGCCGCCTTCCACAAACGTGTCGCCGATACGGTGGCCCGGTTCGACGGATTCGTCGCCCAATACCTGGGTAATGGCGTGCTCGTCTATTTCGGCTACCCAACGGCGCGCGAGCATGACGCCGAGCAGGCCGTGCGCGCCGGCATCGCCGTCCTCGAGGCGGCGGGCACGCTGAAAGCGCCCTCCGGCATGACCCTTCAGGCAAGCGCCGGCATCGACACCGGTCTCGTCGTCGTCGGCGACAAGTCGGAGACCGGCGATGCACGCAAGCCGGTTGCGATCGGCCAGACTCCGTACCTGGCAGCGCGGCTGCAGGCCGCGGCAGCGCCGGGCGAGATCGTGATCGCGGCCAGCACGCGGCGGCTGGTGGGATCGATGTTCGACTGTCGCGCGCTCCCGGCCATCGAGGTGAAGGGGCTGGCCGAGCCGGTGGAGGCGTGGCAGGTGCTGGGCGAAGCGCCCGGCGTCAGCCGGTTCGAGGCGCGGCGCGCAGGCGCGCTCACCCCGCTCGTCGGCCGGCAGGAGGAGATCGACCTCATGCTTCGCCGTTGGGATCAGGCCAAGCGCGGCGAGGGCCGGATCGTGCTGCTCTCCGGCGAGCCCGGCATCGGCAAGTCGCGCATCGCCGAAAGCCTGCTGGCCAGGCTCGAGGGCGAGCCGTATGCGCGGCTTCGCTATTTCTGCTCTCCCCACCATACCCATAGCGCGCTCTACCCGTTCATTGCGCAGCTCGAGCGAGCGGCGCGCTTCGAGCCCGGCAGCGACTCCGGAGCGAAGCTCGACAGGCTGGAGGCCCTGCTCACGCCGACGACGACCAGTGCGGCACGCGACGTGGCGCTCATTGCCGAGCTGCTGGGGGTGCCGGCGGACGGGCGCTACCCGGCGTTGCCGGTCAGCCCGCAGCAGAAGCGAGAGATGACGCTCACGGCGCTTCTCGACCAGCTCGACGGCGCTGCGGCTGAGGGCCCCGTATTGATCGTGTTCGAGGACGTCCACTGGATCGATCCGACATCGCAGGATTTGCTCGATCGAACGGTGGACCGTGTCGCCAACTTGCCGGTGCTGCTGGTCGTCACGGTCCGGCCGGAGCTGCAGCCAAGCTGGGTCGGCCAGCCGCACGTTACGATGCTGCCCTTGAGCCGCCTTGGCCGTCGCGACAGCGCCAGCATCATCGCCGGCATCACCAAGGGCAAGGCGCTGCCCGACGCAGTCGTCGAGCAGGTCCTTGCGCACACGGATGGTGTGCCGCTGTTCATCGAGGAGCTGACCAGCACGCTCATCGAGAGCGGGCTGTTGCGAGAGACGACGGACAGCTATGTGCTCGACGGACCGCTGCCGCCGCTCGCCCTGCCGATGACACTGCAGGCTTCGTTGGTCGCTCGCCTCGACCGGCTTGGCCCGGTCAAGGATGTGGCGCAGATCGGCGCCGCGATCGGACGGGAGTACTCCCACGGGCTGATCGCCGCGGTGTCGGACTTGGCGCCTAAGGACCTCGAGGCGGCGCTCGCGCGGCTGATGGAATCCGGCCTCGTCTCCCGGCGCGGCGCGCCGCCGGATGCAACCTACTCGTTCAAGCACGCGCTGGTGCAGGACGCCGCCTACGCCACGATGCTGAAGAGCCGGCGGCGGCAGTTGCATGCGAGCATCGCCACAGTGCTGGTCGAGCGGTTCCCGGCGATGGCCGAAACCCTGCCCGAGGTCGTCGCCCACCAATTCACCGAGGCCGGGCTTGCCGGTGAGGCGATCAGCTATTGGCTCAAGGCGGGTCGGCTTGCGTACGCGCGAGCGGCCAACCGCGAGGCTGTGGAATTCTTCGAGCGGGCACTGCATCTCCTCGAGGCGCTGCCGGAAGCCCGCGAGAGGCTGGAGCAGGCCATTGATCTTCGCTTTGACCTGAGGACTTCGCTCCTGCAGCTCGGAGAGTTCGAGCGGATCGTCGGCTATCTTCGTGAAGCCGAGGGCCTGGCCAGGACCCTCGACGATCAACGTCGACTCGGCGAGACGTCCGTCTATATGTGCCACAACCTCTGGATGACCGGGCATCCGACGGAAGCGGTCGCGTTCGGCGAGAGCGCCCAGGCTATTGCCGAGTCGCTCGGAGACGTTCCGCTCCTGGTGACGGGAAATCTCTACCTAGGTGCGGCCTGCATGTGGATGGGAGACTATCGACGGGCCGAGGACCTTCTCCTGAAAGTCTTGCGGTTGCTCGAAGGCGATCAACAGCTTGGCCTCGACAGACGTTCTGCCGAGAGGGTCCGCTCCTATCTGACTCTGACTCTCGCCGCGCAGGGAAAGTTCGAGGAAGGGATCGCCCACGGCCAGGAAGGCATCCGTCTCGCTGAAGCGCTGGATGACCCCTACAGTCTCACCAACGTGCGCCTGTGTCTCGCCAGTCTCCACATCACCAAGGGAGAGATCAGCCGCGCCGTCGACCTGCTTGAACGCGGGCGGGAACCAAGGCGCCAGTGGAACCTGACCGTCGAGGTACACACGGCGAGGCTTGGCTATGCCTACGCGCTCTCGGGGCGGATTGCTGAGGGCATCCCGTTGATGGCGCAGGCGCTGAGCGTCAGTCAGGCTATGCGGTACGGAATCGTCCAGCCGCAATTCTTGATGTATCTGGGCGAAGCGTACATCCTCGCCGACCGGCTCGAGGACGCTCACGAATGCGCCGGGCGAGCCCTGACCGTCGCCCGTGAGTGCGGCCAACGCGGCCACGAGGCGATGGCCCTTCGCCTCCTCGGCGAGGTCAACGCCCGCCGCGATCTCCCGGAGCACGCTGAGGGCCACTACCGTGACGCGCTGGCGCTCGCCGAGGAGTTCGGAATGCGCCCCCTCGTCGCCCACTGCCACCTCGGCCTCGGCAAGCTCTACCGGCGCACGGGCGAGCGGGATCGGGCTCGTGACCAGCTTGCCGCCGCGACGACGATGTACCGTGAGATGGACATGCGGTTCCGGCTGGACGAGGCCGAGTCCGAGATGCGTCGACTGCCGTAG
- the fdnG gene encoding formate dehydrogenase-N subunit alpha, with product MLQVTRRQFFRYGGSALGASTLTALGFSPKDALADVRPFKLERTTETRNTCPYCSVACGVIMYSIGDRSKNAKASIVHIEGDPDHPTNRGTLCPKGAALIDFIKAPTRLMYPEYRAPGTKEWKRVSWDWTVERIAKLMKEDRDKNFIAKNNDGATVNRWLSTGFLAASATSNETAFLTYKVVRSMGMVVFDNQARVUHGPTVASLAPTFGRGAMTNLWADIKNTDLVVIMGGNAAEAHPCGFKWVTEAKAHNKAKLLVVDPRFTRSAAVADLYVPIRPGTDIAWLGGLINHLLQNDKIQHEYVKSFTNASYLVKDGYSFTDGLFSGYSEEKRDYDRSSWDYQLDEQGYVKIDETLQNPRSVYQLMKAHYARYTPEMVERITGSPKDKLAEAWALIATTSTPDRVMTSMYALGWTQHSKGSQNIRTMAMVQLLLGNIGVRGGGMNALRGHSNIQGLTDLGLMSNLIPGYLTLPGDREVDRATYMSTRQFKPLRPGQLSYWQNYGKFFVSFQKAMWGKAATAENDYAYDWLPKLDVGYDILRAFELMHQGKINGYFCQGFNPLMSFPNRAKVRAALAKLKYLVVMDPLATETASFWENHGEYNDIESASVQTEVFRLPTTCFAEEDGSLVNSGRWLQWHWKGADAPGEAMSDIQIMARLQLKVRELYGKEGGALPEPIVNLTWPYRRGDEPQPDEIAREINGSVLEDVVDPKDPTKVILAAGQQLNLFAELRDDGKTACGCWIYCGSYTPAGNQMARRDTSDPADAGLTPGWAWSWPANRRILYNRASADSKGKAWDPKRKLIEWNGQRWAGIDVPDFVITSKPEDGMGPFIMNPEGTARLFTRGMMRDGPFPEHYEPFEAPVANALHPKVGPNPVARVFKGDLEVFGKAADFPIVATTYRLTEHFHFWSKHTRINAILQPEEFVEIGEALAAQKGIKNGERVQVRSNRGRIKAVAVVTKRIKPFKIDGKDVHLVGIPLHWGFTGQTRKGFGPNMLTPYVGDANIETPEYKAFLVDIEKLPASAVS from the coding sequence ATGCTGCAAGTCACGCGCCGGCAGTTCTTCCGCTATGGCGGTAGCGCCTTGGGCGCCTCCACGCTGACCGCACTCGGCTTCTCGCCCAAGGACGCGCTGGCCGACGTCAGACCGTTCAAGCTCGAGCGCACGACCGAGACGCGCAACACCTGTCCGTATTGCTCGGTCGCTTGCGGCGTCATCATGTATTCGATCGGCGATCGCTCGAAGAACGCCAAGGCCTCGATCGTCCACATCGAAGGCGATCCGGATCACCCGACCAACCGCGGCACGCTCTGCCCAAAGGGTGCGGCGCTCATCGACTTCATCAAGGCGCCGACCCGGCTCATGTATCCAGAGTACCGGGCGCCGGGCACGAAGGAGTGGAAGCGCGTCTCCTGGGATTGGACGGTGGAGCGCATCGCCAAGCTCATGAAGGAAGACCGCGACAAGAACTTCATCGCCAAAAATAATGACGGCGCCACCGTCAATCGCTGGCTCAGCACCGGCTTCCTCGCCGCCTCCGCCACCTCGAACGAAACCGCGTTTCTGACCTACAAGGTCGTACGCAGCATGGGGATGGTCGTCTTCGATAATCAGGCGAGGGTTTGACACGGACCGACGGTGGCCAGTCTGGCCCCAACATTCGGTCGCGGCGCGATGACGAACCTGTGGGCGGACATCAAGAATACCGACCTCGTCGTCATCATGGGCGGCAATGCCGCCGAAGCGCATCCCTGCGGCTTCAAATGGGTCACTGAGGCGAAGGCGCACAACAAGGCGAAGCTGCTCGTCGTCGATCCGCGCTTCACCCGCTCGGCCGCGGTCGCCGACCTTTACGTGCCGATCCGGCCGGGCACAGACATCGCCTGGCTCGGCGGCCTCATCAATCATCTGCTGCAGAACGACAAGATTCAGCACGAATACGTCAAGTCGTTCACCAACGCCTCCTACCTGGTGAAGGACGGCTACAGCTTCACCGACGGGCTCTTTAGCGGCTATAGCGAGGAGAAGCGTGACTACGACCGCTCCAGCTGGGACTACCAGCTGGACGAGCAGGGCTACGTCAAGATCGACGAGACCCTGCAGAACCCGCGCTCGGTCTACCAGCTGATGAAGGCGCATTACGCCCGCTACACGCCCGAGATGGTCGAGCGCATCACCGGCTCGCCCAAGGACAAGCTGGCCGAAGCCTGGGCGCTCATCGCCACAACCTCGACGCCCGATCGGGTCATGACCAGCATGTACGCGCTCGGCTGGACCCAGCACTCCAAGGGCTCACAGAACATCCGCACCATGGCGATGGTGCAGCTGCTCTTGGGGAATATCGGAGTGCGCGGCGGCGGCATGAACGCGCTCCGCGGCCATTCCAACATCCAGGGCCTGACCGATCTCGGCCTCATGAGCAACCTGATACCGGGCTACTTGACCTTGCCCGGCGATCGCGAGGTCGATCGCGCCACTTATATGTCCACCCGGCAGTTCAAGCCCTTGCGCCCCGGCCAGCTCAGCTATTGGCAGAACTACGGCAAGTTCTTCGTCAGCTTCCAGAAGGCGATGTGGGGCAAGGCCGCCACCGCGGAGAACGACTACGCCTATGACTGGCTGCCGAAGCTCGATGTCGGCTATGACATCCTCCGTGCCTTCGAGCTCATGCATCAGGGCAAGATCAATGGCTATTTCTGCCAGGGCTTCAACCCGCTCATGTCGTTCCCCAACCGGGCGAAGGTCCGGGCGGCTTTAGCCAAGCTCAAATACCTCGTGGTGATGGACCCGCTCGCCACCGAGACCGCGAGCTTCTGGGAGAACCACGGCGAGTACAACGACATCGAATCCGCCTCTGTGCAGACCGAGGTCTTCCGTCTGCCGACGACCTGCTTCGCCGAGGAAGACGGCAGCCTGGTCAACTCCGGACGTTGGTTGCAATGGCATTGGAAGGGCGCCGACGCACCGGGCGAGGCGATGTCGGACATCCAGATCATGGCCCGGCTGCAGCTGAAGGTGCGCGAACTCTACGGCAAGGAGGGCGGCGCCTTACCGGAGCCGATCGTCAATCTGACCTGGCCCTACCGGCGGGGCGATGAGCCGCAACCCGACGAGATCGCCCGGGAGATCAACGGCTCGGTGTTGGAGGACGTGGTCGATCCCAAGGACCCGACCAAGGTCATTCTCGCCGCCGGCCAGCAATTGAACCTTTTCGCCGAGCTCCGCGACGACGGCAAGACCGCCTGCGGCTGCTGGATCTATTGTGGCTCCTACACCCCCGCCGGCAACCAGATGGCCAGGCGCGACACCTCGGACCCGGCCGATGCCGGGCTCACCCCGGGTTGGGCCTGGTCCTGGCCGGCCAATCGCCGCATCCTCTACAACCGCGCCTCCGCCGATTCCAAGGGCAAGGCGTGGGATCCCAAGCGCAAGCTCATCGAGTGGAACGGCCAGCGCTGGGCCGGCATCGATGTGCCGGACTTCGTCATCACCTCCAAGCCGGAAGACGGCATGGGCCCGTTCATCATGAATCCGGAGGGCACGGCGCGTCTGTTCACCCGCGGCATGATGCGGGACGGGCCGTTCCCGGAGCACTACGAACCATTCGAGGCGCCGGTCGCCAACGCGCTGCATCCCAAGGTCGGGCCCAATCCGGTCGCGCGCGTGTTCAAGGGCGATCTCGAAGTCTTCGGCAAGGCCGCGGACTTCCCGATCGTCGCGACCACCTACCGTTTGACCGAGCACTTCCATTTCTGGTCGAAGCACACGCGCATCAACGCCATTCTGCAGCCGGAGGAGTTCGTCGAGATCGGCGAGGCGCTGGCGGCGCAGAAGGGCATCAAGAACGGCGAGCGCGTCCAGGTGCGCTCGAACCGCGGCCGCATCAAGGCGGTCGCCGTGGTCACCAAGCGCATCAAGCCGTTCAAGATCGACGGCAAGGACGTGCATCTGGTCGGCATACCCCTGCATTGGGGCTTCACCGGCCAGACCCGCAAGGGCTTCGGCCCCAACATGCTCACTCCCTATGTCGGTGACGCCAATATCGAGACGCCGGAATACAAGGCGTTCCTGGTGGACATCGAAAAGCTGCCCGCTTCGGCAGTGAGCTAG
- the fdxH gene encoding formate dehydrogenase subunit beta, which translates to MASLQTLDIKRRSATTTPQPSVRETVEVAKLIDISKCIGCKACQAACLEWNDLREEVGFNVGVYDNPADLTENSWTVMRYTETEANGNLEWLIRKDGCMHCADPGCLKACPAPGAIVQYSNGIVDFISENCIGCGYCVRGCPFNIPRISQKDQKAYKCTLCSDRVAVGQAPACAKACPTQAIYFGTKEDMIRHADTRIADLKERGYANAGLYDPKGVGGTHVMYVLQHADKPELYAGLPKDPRISPLVELWKGVTKPLALVGLGLTALAGFFHYVTKGPNEVEEEDEAKADRVQHGYDA; encoded by the coding sequence ATGGCCAGCTTGCAAACCCTCGACATCAAGCGCCGCTCCGCCACCACCACGCCGCAGCCCAGCGTGCGCGAGACGGTGGAAGTGGCGAAGCTCATCGACATCTCCAAATGCATCGGCTGCAAGGCCTGCCAGGCGGCCTGCCTCGAATGGAACGATCTCCGCGAGGAGGTCGGCTTCAATGTCGGGGTCTACGACAACCCGGCCGACCTCACCGAGAACAGCTGGACGGTGATGCGCTACACCGAGACCGAGGCCAACGGCAATCTCGAGTGGCTCATCCGCAAGGACGGCTGCATGCATTGCGCCGATCCGGGCTGCCTCAAGGCCTGTCCGGCGCCGGGCGCCATCGTGCAATACTCCAATGGCATCGTCGACTTCATCTCGGAGAACTGCATCGGCTGCGGCTATTGCGTGCGCGGCTGCCCCTTCAACATCCCGCGCATCTCCCAGAAGGATCAGAAGGCCTACAAGTGCACGCTCTGCTCCGATCGCGTTGCGGTCGGCCAGGCGCCGGCTTGCGCCAAGGCCTGTCCGACCCAGGCGATCTATTTCGGCACCAAGGAAGACATGATCCGCCATGCCGATACTCGGATCGCCGACTTGAAGGAGCGCGGCTACGCCAATGCCGGGCTCTATGATCCCAAGGGCGTGGGCGGCACTCATGTCATGTATGTGCTGCAGCACGCGGACAAGCCCGAGCTCTATGCCGGTCTGCCCAAGGATCCGCGCATCAGCCCCTTGGTCGAGCTGTGGAAGGGCGTCACCAAGCCCTTGGCCCTGGTGGGCCTGGGCCTGACGGCGCTCGCCGGGTTCTTCCACTACGTGACCAAGGGACCGAACGAGGTCGAGGAAGAGGACGAGGCGAAGGCGGATCGAGTCCAGCACGGATACGACGCATGA
- a CDS encoding formate dehydrogenase subunit gamma → MSARNTVGRYTAWARANHWLTAMTLILLALSGMSFFHPALFFFSSLFGGGVWARIIHPWLGVVLLVSFTGLFLRFWRHNLWERSDSTWMGRIADVLADREENLPEVGRYNAGQKIVFWGMTLLILLLFASGLIMWDAYFRDYTTIDQKRLAALLHAAGAAVIIGIWIVHVYAAIWVKGTVRAMTRGSVTGGWAWKHHRKWLREVVAGRSGEHNAD, encoded by the coding sequence ATGAGCGCGCGCAACACGGTCGGCCGCTACACCGCCTGGGCCCGGGCGAACCATTGGCTGACGGCGATGACATTGATCCTGCTCGCTCTGAGCGGCATGTCGTTCTTCCATCCGGCCTTGTTCTTCTTCTCCTCCTTGTTCGGTGGCGGCGTGTGGGCGCGCATCATCCATCCCTGGCTGGGGGTCGTGCTGCTGGTGAGCTTCACCGGCCTCTTCCTTAGATTCTGGCGGCACAATCTGTGGGAGCGGAGCGACAGCACCTGGATGGGCCGGATCGCCGACGTGCTGGCGGACCGCGAGGAAAACCTGCCCGAAGTCGGCCGCTACAACGCCGGGCAGAAGATCGTGTTCTGGGGGATGACGCTGTTGATCCTGTTGCTGTTCGCGAGCGGCCTGATCATGTGGGATGCGTATTTCCGCGATTACACCACGATCGATCAGAAGCGTCTTGCCGCATTGCTGCATGCGGCCGGCGCCGCGGTGATCATCGGCATCTGGATCGTCCACGTCTATGCCGCGATCTGGGTCAAAGGCACCGTGCGCGCGATGACCCGCGGCTCGGTCACCGGCGGCTGGGCCTGGAAGCACCATCGCAAATGGCTGCGCGAGGTGGTCGCCGGCCGCAGCGGCGAGCACAACGCCGACTGA
- the fdhE gene encoding formate dehydrogenase accessory protein FdhE, with product MTVKGPIVEAVDIGNVADAPFARLPNLQRLFQRRASRLKHLAEGHALRPFLLFMAEIAQAQHEAVQAMPPGTLPLAGDLDLLREHRTAPLDRMTWRRDSSWRAALAHMLHALKAAPMPEAAAKARDLVLCMGEGAQEQLALRVLEGTVRGEELALASFVAAALQAYWSRMAALLDPASLGPLERQCDCPVCASPPIASLMPATPSLERTRYLACALCATEWHYVRIKCANCESTKGIAYQEIAGAKAHVKAETCEECKTYTKIFYGERDAEIEPLADDLASLGLDVLVGDAGWHRANPNPFLLPGEVVTH from the coding sequence ATGACCGTCAAAGGCCCAATCGTCGAAGCGGTCGATATCGGCAATGTCGCCGATGCGCCTTTCGCCCGCTTGCCGAACTTGCAGCGGTTGTTTCAACGCCGGGCCTCGCGCCTGAAGCACCTGGCCGAGGGCCATGCGCTCCGGCCGTTCCTCCTGTTCATGGCCGAGATCGCCCAGGCCCAGCATGAGGCCGTGCAGGCGATGCCGCCGGGCACGCTGCCCTTGGCCGGGGATCTCGACCTCCTGCGCGAGCATCGCACCGCGCCCTTGGACCGCATGACCTGGCGCCGCGATTCCTCCTGGCGGGCGGCACTTGCTCATATGCTCCATGCGCTCAAAGCGGCACCCATGCCGGAAGCCGCCGCGAAGGCGCGCGACCTCGTCCTCTGCATGGGCGAAGGCGCGCAGGAGCAGCTGGCCCTGCGCGTGCTGGAGGGGACGGTCCGCGGCGAGGAGCTGGCGCTCGCCAGCTTCGTTGCCGCCGCGTTGCAGGCCTATTGGAGCCGCATGGCGGCCTTGCTGGACCCGGCCTCGCTCGGCCCGCTCGAGCGGCAATGCGACTGTCCGGTTTGCGCCTCGCCGCCGATCGCCAGCCTCATGCCGGCGACCCCGTCGCTCGAACGCACGCGCTATCTCGCCTGCGCGCTCTGTGCGACCGAGTGGCACTACGTCAGGATCAAATGCGCCAATTGCGAGAGCACCAAGGGCATCGCCTATCAGGAGATCGCCGGCGCCAAGGCCCACGTCAAGGCCGAGACCTGCGAGGAGTGCAAGACCTACACCAAGATCTTCTATGGCGAGCGCGACGCCGAGATCGAGCCCTTGGCCGACGATCTGGCGAGCCTCGGTCTCGACGTTCTGGTGGGCGACGCCGGCTGGCACCGGGCCAATCCCAATCCCTTCCTATTGCCGGGAGAGGTCGTCACGCATTAG